The genomic region TGGGCGACACCGAGTCCGGCAAGACGAACGCGCTGCGCCTGATCGCCCGGGCGCTGATCGAGAACTACACCCCGGCCGAGGCCCGGGTCCTGGTGCTGGACTCCCGGCGCGGGCTGTTCGACAGCATCCCGGCCGAGTACCGGGTCGGGTACGCGGTCTCGGCCGCGGCCGCCGCCGAGGAGGGCGCCCGGGCCGCGGCCACCGTGCGGCCGCGGGTGCCGGGCTCGGAGATCACCCCGGAGCGCCTGCGCCGGCGGGACTGGTGGACCGGCGCCGACCTGTGGGTGCTGGCCGACGACTACGACCTGCTCTCGTCCGGCTCCAGCGGTCCGCTGCAGTCGCTGGTCGACCTGCTCCCCCAGGCCGCCGACATCGGGTTGCACGTCGTGCTGGCCCGGGCCGCGGCCGGGTCGTCCCGGTTGTCGATCGACCCGGTCGTCCGGCGGCTGCAGGAGGCGAACACGCCCGACCTCGCGCTGTCCTGCCCGCCCACCGAGTTGCCGCTGCTCAACGGCTCGCGCCCGCGTCAGCTGCCGCCTGGACGAGCGCTGCTGGTCAACCGGCGCGGTGGGACGCTCCTGCAGACCGCGATGGTGCCGGTGTCCGAGCCGCTGGTGGCCGTGTGAAGCGGGTCGTCGCCGCCCTGTTGGCCGGTTTCGTGCTGGTCGGCGCGTCGCCGGCGGCGGCCGAGTCGGGGGCGGGCGAGCTCCCGACGGTCACCGGCAGCGACTGCGTCCCGGACTCGCCGCGGACGGTGACCGACCTGCCCTGGGCCCAGCAGTGGCTGATGCCGTCGGCGGCCTGGACCCTCACCCGCGGGAAGGGCGTCACGGTCGCGGTGGTGGACGGCGGAGTCGGCTCGCCGGCCTCGCTCCGCCAGGGGGCGGTGAAGAACCCGGGGAAGGACTGCACCGGGCACGGGACGCTGCTGGCCAGCCTCGTCGCCGGCCGCAAGGCCGGGCTGGTCGCGTTCTCCGGCGTCGCTCCGGCGGCGACGATCCTCAGCGTCAAGGTCACGACGTCGTCGCCCGGTTCGGGGCCGCCGATGGCCACGCCGAGCACGCTGGCCGGCGCGATCCGGTCGGCGGTGTCCGGCGGCGCGAAGGTGGTGCTGCTGGGCGCGGTGTCGACCACGCCGTCGAAGACGCTGGCCGACGCGGTGAAGGCCGCCGTCCGCGCGAATGTGCTGATCGTGGCCGGGGTCGGGACGGTCTCGGGGTCGGGCTCGAAGCTCGCCGAGTCCTATCCGTCCGCCTACCCGGGCGTGGTCGGCGTCGCCGCGATGCAGATGACCGGCGAGGTCGCCAGCTTCTCGGCCTACAGCGACGACGTCGACGTGATGGCGCCGGGCGTCGGGGTGGTGGGCGCGGCGCCGAGCGGCTCCGGGCACTACGTCACCGACGGCACCGCGGTCGCGGCCGCGTTCGTGGCCGGCACCGCCGCGCTCGTCCGCTCGTACCGGCCCGATCTCGACGTCGCCGCCGTGACCGAGCGGCTCGAGCTCACCGCCGCTCCGTCGCCGGCCAAGGGTCGGCACGCCGCGATGGGCTTCGGCGTCGTCGACCCCGCGGCCGCCGTCGCCTACGAGCTGCCCCCGACCGCGGGGAAGACCGACGCCCCGGCTATGGTCGTCCGGGCGTCGGCGGACCGGCCGACGCTGCCCGACCGGGACGCCGACCTCATCGCGCTGGTGGTCGCGGTGGCCGGCCTCGGGGTCGCGGCGGTGGCCGGGTTCGTGGCCCTGATCGTCCGGCGCGGCCGGGCCCGGCGCTGGCGGGCGCCCTGATGGCGTATCGGTGGGTGCGGGCCACCAAGGGGTCGGTGCCGCCGAACGCGGCTCCGCACGGCCGCGAGTCCGACGGCAAGCCGCTGTGGGTGTGCCGCGCCGCGATCAACGGCGGCCTCTACCCGGGCAAGGTCCGGCCGGCCTTCGGCGCGGCCAACGTCGGGTGGAACTCCTCCGAGATCAAGGTCGCCGAGTACGAGGTCCTGGCGGATGCCGGACGCTGGACGACCGCGAGCGGCGGTGACATCCCGGACGACGCCGAGCCGTTCGGCCGGGAGGGCGACGGCGAGCGGCTGTACGTCGTGCGGGCGGTGCTCAACGGCGGGCAGCACCTCGGCTACCTCCGGCCCGGGCTGCGGGCCGCGCTGGTGCCGTGGGGTGGCCGCAACCTGGAGGTCCGGTCCTACCAGGTGCTCACCGTGGCGACCCGTAGGCCCGTCGCCGACGTCCTCCCGGCCGCCGTCTCCGGCGTCGACCTGCCCACGTTCACCCCGGCCCCGGGCGCCACCGTCAGCGAGAGGACACACCGACCGGCATGGTGACCCCGCTCTTGTGGCGGTACATGTCGGCGTCCGCGGCGGCCAGCATCGAGTCGACGTCCGGCGCCTCGAAGTCACCGGCCGTGGACACCCCGACGCTGGCCCCCACGGTCAGCAGTTCACCCTTCCACGGCACCGGGTCGGCCCCGAGGTTCTTCAGGCGCAGGCCGAGCGCCTCGGCCTCGGCCTGCGTCTCCAGGCATTCGACCAGCACCACGAACTCGTCGCCGCCGAGCCGGGCCGCGACGTCGCCGACCCGGAGCTCGGACTGGAGCCGGCTGGCCATCTCCATCAGCACCGCGTCGCCGGCCGCGTGCCCGTACCGGTCGTTGATCTGCTTGAACCCGTTGAGGTCGAGGTAGAACAGCACCGGCCCGTAGGCGCGCGACGGACCGGTCAGGGCCAGGTCCAGCACCGTCCGCAGCGACTGCCGGTTGGCCAGCCCGGTGAGCTGGTCGTGGTGCGCCTGGTGGGCCAGCGCCGCCCGGCTCGCCTCCTGCTCCCGCACGACGAACAGGAAGCGCACCAGCACCAGCGACGTCAGCATCACGATCGACACGCAGAGCGAGATCCGGCTGATCGTCGTCGTGAACGAGTTGAACCCGTCGAACAACGGCATCGCGGCCAGCGCGATGCCGAGGAAGAGCACCCGGGCCGGGTGCAGCCGCTGCGCCGACGGCGCGCGGGCCTCGGCCAGGCCGGCCGCGCCGGGGTGGAGCACCGCCCCGACGAACAGGCTGTTGGCCACCAGCAGGACGCCGTCCAGGCGGTCGGCCTGCACGGCCCGGGACAGCCCCTCGAACACCACCGGGAGCATCGAGATGAGCACGTCGCCGACCAGCGTCACGGTCAGCGCGCCGACCAGGTACACGGTCGGCCCGCTCTTCGGGCCGGGCGCCATGACCAGGATCAGGACGACCGCGAACAGCACCACGTCACCCAACGGGTAGATCGCGCCGAACAGCGACGCCAGCGTCAGCCGCTGGTCGACGGCCGCCGGCAGTATCAGGAACTGCCAGCACAGCCAGGCCATCACCGTCGACATGGCCAGCGCGTCGAGGATGGCCTCGCGCAACCGGCCGGACGTACGCAGCCGCACCAGGTGGATCAGCCCGACGGCCAGCAGCGGATAGCCCCCGATCCACAGCGCGTCGGACGGGCTGACGTCGCCGCGCGGCCCGAGCAGCAGCGTCAGCAGGTCGTAGAGCAGGTCGCCGACGAGCCAGATCGTGAGCGCGCCGACGATCAGCCCGTAGCCGGTCCGGGCCGGCCCCGGAATCGTCCGCAGCCGCGCCCAGCCCAGGCCGACGACGAGGCTGAACCCGACCAGGTAGGAGATGTGCCCGAACGCGCTGCCCGGCCGGAAGGCAGCGGGCAGTCCGCACGCAACGGCGACCGCCGGCGCGAGCCAGGCGGGCACACGTCTCATGCCTGGCTCATCGGCCCTGCGCCGGAAGAACTTACTGCGACCGGGCCAAACGCTCCCGAACCTCGTCGAAGTGGCGCCGGACGGCATCCTCGACGGCCGCGCCGTCGCCGGTGAGCAGCGCGTCGATGATCCGCTCGTGGCGCTGGGCCAGCGCGGCCGCGGTCTCCGAGCGCTCCCCGATCGACGGCTCGGCGTTCGCGTAGGCCCGCCAGAACACGCCGATCAGGTCCTTGGCCAGCGCATTACCGGCCGCTTCGCAGAGGATCTGGTGGAACCGGCGGTCGGCGTCGGCCGAGTCGGGCGCGCCCGCGGCCATCGTCGCCACGCAGGCGCGCAGCTCAGCGACCGTGTCGGGCGACGGGGTCACCCGCCGGGCCAGCCCCGCCTCCAGTAACTCCCGGACGTCGAGCAGGTCGGCCAGCGTGTCGACCGATCGGGCCCGGAACGTCAGCCAGGGGAGCAGGGCCTCCGCGCTGGCCGGCGCGACGAACGTCCCGTAGCCGTGGCGCACCTCGACGATGCCCTGGGCCTGCAGCGCCTTGATCGCCTCGCGCAGCGGACCGCGGCTGGTCTGCAGGTCGGCCGTGAGCTGGGCCTCGGTGGGCAGCGGGGCGCCCGGCGCAAGGTTTTGCTCGGTGATCAGGCCGACGATCGCGTCGGCCAGCTCGGCACTGCGGGAAGGACGCACCTGTTGCCCCCAAAGACGATGTGGTACCACTGTAGTACGTAGGACGTCCTACAATCTCCGGGAGACGGCGATGTCACCTACCAAGCTCAGCGAGTTAGACCCCGGGCAACGACGAGCATTCATCGCCGCCTGGTTCGGCTACCTGCTCGACGGCTTCGACTTCATACTGATCACGCTCGTCCTCACCGAGATCAGCCAGACGTTCGACCTGAGCCTCCCGGTGGCGGCCACGCTGGTCAGCGCCGCATTCGTGTCCCGCTGGTTCGGCGGGCTGGCCCTGGGCGCGCTCGGCGACCGGTTCGGCCGCAAGCCCGCGATGATCACGTCGATCCTGCTGTTCGCGGCGGGCAGCCTGCTCTGCGGCCTGTCCTGGGACTACTGGTCGCTGTTCGCGTTCCGGGCGATCGTCGGCCTCGGCATGGCCGGCGAGTACGGGTCGAGCACGACGTTCGTGATGGAGTCCTGGCCCCGGGCGCTACGCAACCGCGCGACCGGGTTCCTGCTCTCGGCCTATCCGCTGGGCGGGATCCTGGCCGCCCGCGCCTACGCGCTGATCGTTCCGCACACGTCGTGGCGCTGGCTGTTCGTGCTCGGCGCCGTCCCCGCGCTGTTCGCGCTCTACCTGCGGCGCAGCCTGCCCGAGGCGCACGAGTGGGAGCAGAACCGGCCCACCGAGAAGAGCAGTGCCGCGGTGCTGCTGGGCGGCCAGCGCACCCCGCTCACGCTGCTGGTCAGCGCGCTGATCGGCGTCTCGCTGGTGTTGCTGTTCAGCGGCCACGCCGGGCCGTTCTACCCGCTGCTGATCCTCGTCGTCATCGCCGGGTTCGTCACGTTCGCGGTGCAGCTGTCGGGCCGGCTGTGGCCGATGGCCGTCGGCCTGATGGCCGTCGTCTTCTGCGCGTTCCTGGCCTCCTGGCCGATCCAGTCGCTGCTGCCGACCTACCTCAAGACCGAGCTCCACTACGACGCCGGGCAGGTCGCCAACGCGCTGACCTGGGCCGGGCTGGGTTACGCGGTCGGCTCGATCGTCGCGGGCAGCCTCGGCGACCGGTTCGGCACCCGGACCACCTACTCGATCGGGCTGCTGATCGCCGCGGTGCTCGTCTTCCCGGCGTTCGCGCTGGACGGTGCCCACATCGTGTTCGTCTGGATCCTGCTGTTCGCGCTGCAGGCCACCGGGCAGGGCGCGTCCGGGCTGCTGCCGAAGTTCATCGGCGACCACTACCCGGTCCGCATCCGGGCCGCCGGGCTCGGTTTCACGTACAACGTCGGCGCGCTCGGCGGGGCGGTCGCTCCGCTGGCCGGCGCGCGGGTGGCCGACTCGCTGGGGCTCGGGCACGCGATGGCGCTGCTCGCCTGCGTCCTGGCCGTGGTGACCGCGGTTTTGGTCGCGTTCGACGTGCCCCGCCGCCTGGCCCGCCCGGCTCCGGAAGACTCCCCCGTTCTGGAGAAGGAGGCGGTATGAAGCTCTCCGGTGTCATCCCTCCGGTCTGCACCCCCCGCGGGGCCGACGGCGCGCTGGACCGCGCGTCCCTGTCCCGGCTCTGTCACCACCTGGTGGACGACGGGGTGAGCGGCCTGTTCGTCGGCGGCTCCTCCGGAGAAACCGCGTTGTTGGACGCGTCGACGCGGCTGGCCGCCCTCGATGTCGCGGTCGAGGCGGCGGCCGGCCGGGTGCCGGTGCTGTACGGGGTGATCGAGACCGGCACGGCCCGGGTGCTCGAGGCCGCCCGTCCGGCGGCGGCGCACGGGGCGGCGGCGATCGTCGCGACCGTGCCGTTCTACGTGGCTCCGCACCCGGCCGAGATCCTGGCCCACTTCGAGGCGCTGGCCGGCGGTGAGCTGCCGGTCGTGGCCTACGATATTCCCTCGGCCACGCACGTGCGGCTGGAGCCGGCCGTCTCGATCGCGCTGGCCCGGGAGGGGTACGCGATCGGGCTCAAGGATTCCAGCGGCGACCTGGCCGGTATGCGGTCCGTGGTGAACGCGGTCCGCGACCTGCCGTTCTCGGTGCTCACGGGCTCGGAGACGATGGCCGACATCGCGCTCGACCTGGGTGCGGACGGGATCGTGCCCGGCCTGGGCAACGTCGACCCGGCCGGGTACGTGCGGCTGTACTCCGCGGCCCGGGCCGGTGACCGGGTGGCGGCCGCCGCCGAGCAGGCCCGGTTGACGAAGCTGTTCGGCATCGTCGACGTCGCCGACCGCACCCGCATCGGGTTCACCGCGGGTGCGCTCGGCGCGTTCAAGGAGGCGCTCGCCTACCAGGGCTGGATCGACTCCCCGTCGATGTGGCCCCCGCTCGGCGCGCTGGACGACGTCGAGAAGAAGGCCGTCCGCGAGCTGGTGGCGCAGGCCTCAGGCCGCGGCGGCGGCCTCGGCTAGCTGCTCGGCGTCCGGGACCAGCTGCGGCGAGCTCAGCGCGATGACCAGGTTGACGCCGGCGAAGACGGCGGCCACCAGCAGACCGCGGTGGAAGCCCTCGACCAGCGCGTTCACCGGATCGCCGCCGCCCGCCACCAGGTCGGTGACCCGCGAGGTGGAGATCGTCGTGATGATCGCCAGCCCGAGCGCGCCGCCGACCTGGTAGCCGGCGGTCACCACGCCGGAGGCCGCACCCGCGTCGTCGTGCTGCACGTCCGCGACCGCGGCGATCTGCGCCGGGATGCTGACGAACATGATGCCGACGCCGAACAGCAGGAAACCGGGCAGCAGATCGGTCGCGTAGCTGCCGGTCGCCCCGGCCTGGGTGAGCAGCCACAGCCCGGCCACGCTCACCACCGCGCCGACGAGCATCACCGGCCGGGTGCCGATCCGGGCCACCAGCTGGGAGGCGCCGACCGCGGCCACGATCGCGGCCACACCCATCGGCAGGAACTCGAAGCCGGTCTCCAGCGCCGACAGGCCGCGCACCTGCTGCAGGAAGATCGCGGTCAGGAAGAACATGGCCAGGAACGCGGCGCCGTTCAGCGCGAGCACGGCGGTGGCGGTGCTCATGCCTCGGGAGCGGAACAGCCGCATCGGCACCAGCGGAGCCGCGCTCCGGCGCTCGACCACGACGAACGCGGCCAGCAGGACGACGGCCGCGACCAGCGAACCGATCACCTCACCGGAACTCCAGCCGAGCGGCTCGGCCCGGATGACGCCGAAGATCAGCGCCAGCACGCCGCCGGTGGCCAGCACGGCGCCGGCCGCGTCGAACGTGCGCGGGCCCTCGGTCTCGACCTTGCTCTCGCGGATGATGCCCGGCGTGACCGCGATCAGCACGGCCGCGATCGGCACGTTGACGAAGAAGACCCACTCCCAGCCGGCGCTGTCGACGAGCACGCCGCCGGCGATGACACCGAGCGTGCCGCCCAGGCCGGCCAGACCACCCCAGATGCCGAGCGCGATGTTGCGCTCGCGGCCGTGCGCGAACGTGACCGTGAGGATCGAGAGCGCGGCCGGGGAGAGCAGCGCGCCGCCCAGCCCCTGCACGGCCCGGACCGCGATCAGGACCTCCTGGGACTGCGCGAGCCCGCCGCCCAGCGACGCCACCGCGAACAGCGCCAGGCCGACGACGAACAGCCGCCGACGCCCGAGCAGGTCGGCTGCCCGGCCGCCGAGCAGCAGGAACCCGCCGAAGACCAGCGTGTAGGCGCTGATCACCCACTGCAGGTTGTCGGGGGTGAAAGCCAGGTCTTTCTGGATGTCGGGGAGCGCGACGTTAACGATCGTCACGTCCAGAACCACCATGAATTGAGCCAGGGCCAGCACCGCAAGGGTGGCCCACGGGCTGCGTCGCATGTCGTCTGCCTGTCTCTTGGATGTACGCAGTACATGTACGTCGTATAGGAACCGCTGACAGGCAAACATGTACGTCGTATAGTTGTCAACCATGGCGAGGAGACGCAGCGACGAACGGCTCAGCCGGGAACGGATCGTGGAGTGCGCGATCGCGCTGGCCGACGCCGAGGGCCTGGAGGCGGTCACGATCCGGCGGCTGGCTCAGGACCAGGGCGTCACGCCGATGGCCCTGTACTGGCACTTCAAAGACAAGGAGCTGTTGCTCGACGGCATCGCCGAGCGGCTGCTCTCCGACGTCGTGCTGCCGCCCGCCTCGGACGAACCCTGGCCCGAGCAGCTGCGCGCGGTGCTGTCGGCTCTCCTCGTCGTGCTCGACGCCCACCCGGCGGTCGCCAACCTCGTCGAGATGCGGGTGCTGCTCTCGGACCGGGGCATGGAGATCGCCGAGCACACGCTGGGCATCCTGCGCGGGGCCGGATTCGGCCCGGAGCAGGCGGCCCAGCTGTCCGGCCACGCGCTGCAGTCGATCATCTCGATGGTGACGCGCAAGCCCGGGCTGATGGTGGGCGAGGACCCGGCCCGGCGCGAGGAGCTGCTCCGCGAGAAGAAGGCCGCGTTCGCCGCGCTGTCGCCGGAGCGCTTCCCGAACGTGGTGGCCTCGGCCGACGCGTTCACGGTCTGCGGCGACGAACCCGCCTACTTCGAGCTCGGGCTCGACCTGTTCATCGCGGGCGTGCGGGGTGTCCGACCGGCAGCGTGATGGCCAGCCGGGTGCCGGCACCCGGGTGGCTCTCGAGCGTGGTGGTGCCGTGCAGGGCCCGGATCCGGGCGTCGATGCCGGCCAGCCCGCCGCCGGGCACGACCCGGGCCCCGCCCGGTCCGTCGTCGGCGACCGTGCCGTGCAGCCAGCCGTCGGCCTCGGTGACGTCGACCCGGACGTGCGCGCCCGGGGCGTACTTGGCGACGTTCGTCAGCCCCTCGCACAGCGCGAAGTACGTCGTCGCCTCGACCGCGGGCGGCTTGCGCCGGGCGTCCACGGTGAACCGGACGGCCAGGCCGAGGCGGGCGGCGACCTCGTCCAACGCCGGGCCCAGACCGTCGGTGCGCAGTACCGGAGGGCGCAGGCCGAGGGCCAGCGCCTCCAGGTCGCCGATCGTGGCGATCACCTCGTCCCGGCAGGAGGCGGCGGCCGACCGGGGCGGGTCCGGCAGGCCGGCGTCGGCCAGCCGGCCGAGGTGGTCGGCCAGCGCGGTCAGGCGCCGCTGCGCGCCGGCCCGCAGGTCGTTCGCCAGCCGCAGACGCTCCGCGGTCTCGCGCTCCCCCACCCGGGCCTGGGCGGCCAGGACCTGTTCGAGCTGGGCCGTGGCCACGGCCTGCAGTTGCGCGGTCAGCAGGGCCTGGCTGCCCGCCCGGAGCACCGCGTCGACCATCCCCGGACGCCGTCGCAGGCCGTCGTCGAGGTCGACCAGCGCCAGCGGCTGACGCTCGTCGGTGCGGGCCTCGACCCACCAGCGGCCGGTGTCGGTCCGTTCCGGCCGCACCCGGCCCGCGCGGTCGACGTAGCCCTGCTCGGCCGGGACCCAGAACAGCAGCTCGAGCCCCGGGTCGCGTAACGCGGTCGCCAGCGCGTCCCGCACCGTGACGACCGAGGTCGTCGCCGACGTCATCCGCACCACCCGGTGGGGCGCGTCGACCTCGCGCCAGCGTTCGCGCAGCGCTCCGGAGAGCAGCGCCAGCGGCACCGCGGTGGCGACGCCGGTCAGCACGACGTAGAACGACAGCAGCGCGTCGAGCTCGGTCCAGGCGTCGGAGTGGGTCGTGAGGACGCCGGCGATCACCCCGAAGATGCCGGTGACCAGCAGCACCGGGAGCACCGACGGCCGGTCGAGCGCGGACAGCCGGCGGGCCCGGCGGACCAGCAGCACGACGAACCAGGCGGCCAGCACCACCTGACCGGCGATGACGACCTGGATCGCCCGGTCGAACACCCAGCGCTCCGACGCGAGGTTCGGCCAGACCACGTCCGGGTGCAGGCCGTTCCACTCCGGACGCGAGACCAGCGCGACGACGAACTGCCCGCCCAGGAGCACGACCGCGGAGTACAGCACCCAGCCGCGCTCGGCCCGCCCGGTCAGGCGTCCGCCCGGGAACAGCAGGACGGCCGAGCCGGCCAGCAGGTAGAACGCGCCCTGGGCGTAGAACGAGAGCTGCGGCCAGAGGCCGCGGTTCCAGGAGACGGTCCAGGCCAGCGAGCCGCAGACCGCGGCGGCCAGCAGCAGGACGCCGACCCGGCGGCGGCCGTCGCCGGCGTCGACCAGCAGCCCGCCGGCCGCACCGAAACCCGCGCTGAGCGCGCAGGTGAGCGCGGCCGCGGCGAGGTGGGAGGACCAGTACGGCGCGCCGCAGACGAACGTGAGCAGGCCGACCACCAGCCCGAGGAACGCGGCTCGCCCGGCCTGGCCGGGGACGTTTCCGACGGCGCCCACGTCCAGATGTTACGGAGCGCCGGGCCGGCCCGTTGACCCCCGTCCAACGGTCAGTGGACGGGCGCGTGCTCCCCGTCGACCGGGGCGGTGCGCCGGACCAGCAGGGCCGCGGCCACCGCGACCAGCGAGACGATGCCGCCGGCGACGAACGCGGCCCGGACGCCGTCGGCGGTCGCGGACGCCTGGGACACGCCCCCGACCAGCTCGGACGCGGTCGTCCGGGACAGGACCGTGATGAACAGCGCGGTGCCGGCCGCGCCCGCGAGCTGCTGCAGCGTGCTGAGCACCGCGCTGCCGTGGCCGTACAGGTCGGTGGGCAGGCTGCCCAGCGCGGACGTCATCAGCGGCGTCACCATCAGCGCCAGCGCGGACATCAGCATGACGTGCAGCAGCACGACGACCGCGAGCGCGGTGGTGGGGCCGACGGTGGCCAGCAGCCACAGCGCGCCGCTGAGCACGACCGCGCCCGGGACGACGAGCGGCCGCGGCCCGAACCGGTCGAAGAGCCGCCCGACCAGCGGCGACAACGCGCCCATGGCCAGGCCGCCCGGCAGTACCAGCAGGCCGGCCGCCAGCGTGCTGACGTCCCGGACGGTCTGCAGGTAGATCGGCATCAGGATCAGGCCGCCGAACAGCGCCACGAACCCGGCCAGCGTGACGAACGTCGAGATCGTGAAGTCGCGGCGGGCGAAGACCCGCAGGTTCAGCAGCGGGCTGTCCTGCAGTGCGTACTGACGCCATCCGAACAGGCCGAGCGAGACCAGACCGACGACCACCGGGACCCACGGCGCGACCGGGGTGTGGCCGTCGCCCTCGCCCAGGCTGGAGAGCCCGTAGATCAGGCCGCCGAAGCCGACCGCGGACAGCAGCAGTGACAGCACGTCGAGGCGCGCGGGCTTCGGCGTCGTCACGTTGCGGACCTTCAACGCGCCCAGCACCAGGGTGAACACCGCGATCGGCAGCACGACGAGGAACAGCCACCGCCAGCTCATACGGGACAGGACCAGCCCGGACACGGTCGGCCCGACCGCCGGCGCGACCGAGATGACGATCGAGATCACGCCCATCACCCGGCCGCGGTGGCTCGGCGCGATGAGGTTCATCGCGGTCGTGATCAGCAGCGGCAGCATCACGCCGGTGCCCATCGCCTGGACGACCCGGCCGGCCAGCAGCACCGGGAAGCCGGGGGCGATCGCCGCGATCAGCG from Cryptosporangium phraense harbors:
- a CDS encoding FadR/GntR family transcriptional regulator, which translates into the protein MRPSRSAELADAIVGLITEQNLAPGAPLPTEAQLTADLQTSRGPLREAIKALQAQGIVEVRHGYGTFVAPASAEALLPWLTFRARSVDTLADLLDVRELLEAGLARRVTPSPDTVAELRACVATMAAGAPDSADADRRFHQILCEAAGNALAKDLIGVFWRAYANAEPSIGERSETAAALAQRHERIIDALLTGDGAAVEDAVRRHFDEVRERLARSQ
- a CDS encoding DUF3421 domain-containing protein, which gives rise to MAYRWVRATKGSVPPNAAPHGRESDGKPLWVCRAAINGGLYPGKVRPAFGAANVGWNSSEIKVAEYEVLADAGRWTTASGGDIPDDAEPFGREGDGERLYVVRAVLNGGQHLGYLRPGLRAALVPWGGRNLEVRSYQVLTVATRRPVADVLPAAVSGVDLPTFTPAPGATVSERTHRPAW
- a CDS encoding sialate:H+ symport family MFS transporter — its product is MSPTKLSELDPGQRRAFIAAWFGYLLDGFDFILITLVLTEISQTFDLSLPVAATLVSAAFVSRWFGGLALGALGDRFGRKPAMITSILLFAAGSLLCGLSWDYWSLFAFRAIVGLGMAGEYGSSTTFVMESWPRALRNRATGFLLSAYPLGGILAARAYALIVPHTSWRWLFVLGAVPALFALYLRRSLPEAHEWEQNRPTEKSSAAVLLGGQRTPLTLLVSALIGVSLVLLFSGHAGPFYPLLILVVIAGFVTFAVQLSGRLWPMAVGLMAVVFCAFLASWPIQSLLPTYLKTELHYDAGQVANALTWAGLGYAVGSIVAGSLGDRFGTRTTYSIGLLIAAVLVFPAFALDGAHIVFVWILLFALQATGQGASGLLPKFIGDHYPVRIRAAGLGFTYNVGALGGAVAPLAGARVADSLGLGHAMALLACVLAVVTAVLVAFDVPRRLARPAPEDSPVLEKEAV
- a CDS encoding MFS transporter, whose amino-acid sequence is MRRSPWATLAVLALAQFMVVLDVTIVNVALPDIQKDLAFTPDNLQWVISAYTLVFGGFLLLGGRAADLLGRRRLFVVGLALFAVASLGGGLAQSQEVLIAVRAVQGLGGALLSPAALSILTVTFAHGRERNIALGIWGGLAGLGGTLGVIAGGVLVDSAGWEWVFFVNVPIAAVLIAVTPGIIRESKVETEGPRTFDAAGAVLATGGVLALIFGVIRAEPLGWSSGEVIGSLVAAVVLLAAFVVVERRSAAPLVPMRLFRSRGMSTATAVLALNGAAFLAMFFLTAIFLQQVRGLSALETGFEFLPMGVAAIVAAVGASQLVARIGTRPVMLVGAVVSVAGLWLLTQAGATGSYATDLLPGFLLFGVGIMFVSIPAQIAAVADVQHDDAGAASGVVTAGYQVGGALGLAIITTISTSRVTDLVAGGGDPVNALVEGFHRGLLVAAVFAGVNLVIALSSPQLVPDAEQLAEAAAAA
- a CDS encoding GGDEF domain-containing protein, with product MRRVPAWLAPAVAVACGLPAAFRPGSAFGHISYLVGFSLVVGLGWARLRTIPGPARTGYGLIVGALTIWLVGDLLYDLLTLLLGPRGDVSPSDALWIGGYPLLAVGLIHLVRLRTSGRLREAILDALAMSTVMAWLCWQFLILPAAVDQRLTLASLFGAIYPLGDVVLFAVVLILVMAPGPKSGPTVYLVGALTVTLVGDVLISMLPVVFEGLSRAVQADRLDGVLLVANSLFVGAVLHPGAAGLAEARAPSAQRLHPARVLFLGIALAAMPLFDGFNSFTTTISRISLCVSIVMLTSLVLVRFLFVVREQEASRAALAHQAHHDQLTGLANRQSLRTVLDLALTGPSRAYGPVLFYLDLNGFKQINDRYGHAAGDAVLMEMASRLQSELRVGDVAARLGGDEFVVLVECLETQAEAEALGLRLKNLGADPVPWKGELLTVGASVGVSTAGDFEAPDVDSMLAAADADMYRHKSGVTMPVGVSSR
- a CDS encoding sensor histidine kinase produces the protein MGAVGNVPGQAGRAAFLGLVVGLLTFVCGAPYWSSHLAAAALTCALSAGFGAAGGLLVDAGDGRRRVGVLLLAAAVCGSLAWTVSWNRGLWPQLSFYAQGAFYLLAGSAVLLFPGGRLTGRAERGWVLYSAVVLLGGQFVVALVSRPEWNGLHPDVVWPNLASERWVFDRAIQVVIAGQVVLAAWFVVLLVRRARRLSALDRPSVLPVLLVTGIFGVIAGVLTTHSDAWTELDALLSFYVVLTGVATAVPLALLSGALRERWREVDAPHRVVRMTSATTSVVTVRDALATALRDPGLELLFWVPAEQGYVDRAGRVRPERTDTGRWWVEARTDERQPLALVDLDDGLRRRPGMVDAVLRAGSQALLTAQLQAVATAQLEQVLAAQARVGERETAERLRLANDLRAGAQRRLTALADHLGRLADAGLPDPPRSAAASCRDEVIATIGDLEALALGLRPPVLRTDGLGPALDEVAARLGLAVRFTVDARRKPPAVEATTYFALCEGLTNVAKYAPGAHVRVDVTEADGWLHGTVADDGPGGARVVPGGGLAGIDARIRALHGTTTLESHPGAGTRLAITLPVGHPARPR
- a CDS encoding TetR/AcrR family transcriptional regulator; the protein is MARRRSDERLSRERIVECAIALADAEGLEAVTIRRLAQDQGVTPMALYWHFKDKELLLDGIAERLLSDVVLPPASDEPWPEQLRAVLSALLVVLDAHPAVANLVEMRVLLSDRGMEIAEHTLGILRGAGFGPEQAAQLSGHALQSIISMVTRKPGLMVGEDPARREELLREKKAAFAALSPERFPNVVASADAFTVCGDEPAYFELGLDLFIAGVRGVRPAA
- a CDS encoding dihydrodipicolinate synthase family protein, whose product is MKLSGVIPPVCTPRGADGALDRASLSRLCHHLVDDGVSGLFVGGSSGETALLDASTRLAALDVAVEAAAGRVPVLYGVIETGTARVLEAARPAAAHGAAAIVATVPFYVAPHPAEILAHFEALAGGELPVVAYDIPSATHVRLEPAVSIALAREGYAIGLKDSSGDLAGMRSVVNAVRDLPFSVLTGSETMADIALDLGADGIVPGLGNVDPAGYVRLYSAARAGDRVAAAAEQARLTKLFGIVDVADRTRIGFTAGALGAFKEALAYQGWIDSPSMWPPLGALDDVEKKAVRELVAQASGRGGGLG
- a CDS encoding S8 family serine peptidase; this encodes MKRVVAALLAGFVLVGASPAAAESGAGELPTVTGSDCVPDSPRTVTDLPWAQQWLMPSAAWTLTRGKGVTVAVVDGGVGSPASLRQGAVKNPGKDCTGHGTLLASLVAGRKAGLVAFSGVAPAATILSVKVTTSSPGSGPPMATPSTLAGAIRSAVSGGAKVVLLGAVSTTPSKTLADAVKAAVRANVLIVAGVGTVSGSGSKLAESYPSAYPGVVGVAAMQMTGEVASFSAYSDDVDVMAPGVGVVGAAPSGSGHYVTDGTAVAAAFVAGTAALVRSYRPDLDVAAVTERLELTAAPSPAKGRHAAMGFGVVDPAAAVAYELPPTAGKTDAPAMVVRASADRPTLPDRDADLIALVVAVAGLGVAAVAGFVALIVRRGRARRWRAP